In the Gemmatimonadota bacterium genome, AGAAAGCTGCTGTCAGGACAATAGAAGCGATGGTTATAAAGACTGCTGGCCAAGGATCGTCCAAAAAAATCACGCTCCTTTCGGGGGAATGATTGTTTGTAGCAAGGACATAAGCACAAAACTATTCAATCAGGGTCAGATATTTTTTTTCTTCGTTTTGCATTTGCGTGTACCCTTCAAGGGTATCGTGTTCAAATCCCAGCAAATGCAGGGTTCCGTGTACTGTCAAGCGGGTTATTTCTGCCTGTAAGGACCGGTTATGCGCTTTTGCTTGCTGTCGTGCGCGATCTACTGAAATGTATATCTCTCCACAATAATGCGCCTCTGGATGGATCGCATCGGAAAGCTCAAATGAGAGAACATCGGTCGTTTTGTCTGTGTTCCGATATTTTTTGTTGAGTTGTCGGATATGGGCATCATGGGTTAGAACGCACGAAATGGGAAGATGCACCTCATTGTCTGAAAGAAGTTGTTGCACGACAGCTTCTAAGCGAGGGATATCCAGATCGCATACATCGACTAAAGTAGTTAGTTCCAGTTTATTCATCTGCTCGCGGTCTGGCGTTCTTGTTGTTGCACTTGCCAGGGATAGGGTATCCGAGGGTGATGCGAAGCCTGCAAGACGGGTAAAAAGGCTTCCTGGATTCTGGTCAGGTCGCGCAATGTGAGATCGCATTCATCCAGTTCTCCCGCATCATAGCGACCTTTGACAATTGTTTGGACAAGCTTTTTAATTTCGTCTGGCTCATTGTTCGGCAAAGACCGCGTCGCAGATTCGACAGCGTCTGCGAGATTAATAATACCCGCTTCTTTGGTCTGGGGTTTGGGACCGGGATAGTGAAAGTCGGCATCGCGGACTGCCTGTTCGTCAATGAGTTGCGCCTGATGCTTAAACGAAGTCATTTCTGAAGTCCCATGGTGCTGCGGGATGAGATCAATAATTGCCAGAGGAAGTCCTTCTTCTTTTGCCAATTCGATCCCGTCTCTGACATGCGAGATGAGAATCAGGGCACTTATTTGAGGCTGCAACTCATCGTGGGGATTCACGCCATGCTGGTTTTCTATAAAATAGTGTGGTCGTCTCATTTTTCCAATATCGTGGTAGTAACACCCAACGCGCGCGAGCAAGGGGTCTGCGCCTATTGCGACAGCGGCTTCTTCTGAGAGATTGGCCATGTTTATGCTGTGGCTAAAGGTTCCAGGAGCGCGAAGGGCCAAATTGCGCAATAGCGGACGATTTAAGTCCGCCAGTTCGAGCAGTGTCATGGATGTTACGACATTGAAAACACTTTCGAATACGGGCAATAATCCAATGGTGAGGATTAAGGAACCGAAGGCAGACACAATGCCCCAGAATAAATCCTCGCGTATTTCTGTGAGAAACTCGGTGGTGTTGGCATAAGAAAAAAGTAGTCCGACCGTAGAGGTAATTGTCAGAGCATAAGCGACGATCAGATACAGACCAGGGCGGTAAAAATCTCTGCGATGGCGCACCTGATGTACAGAAAATGCACCAATAATGCCTGTGGTGAGAAAGATGATCCCGTATTGGAGTTCGCCGAGAATGCTGGCACAAAGCGTTGTAACGACAAGGGTAATCACCATGCCGACGACGGCATCAAAGAGCACGGTTGCCAGCATTGCAGATAGTGCAACGGGAATAAGAAAAGGCGATATGGCCTGGCTTTGGGCGGCGTAATCGGCCACGGCAGTAGGGATTAAAATAATAATGCCAAACAGTACGATGTTTTTGGACGGGCGATAAAGGTCGGGACGATAAAATTTTAGAAACGCAAAAAATATTATGAGCGTCAACGCACAAAGTGCTAAACTAGCACCGCGCTGAATGAGGTCAATGAATGGGTCTTGCTGGCGGCGCTGGTTGATATGTTCGGCCAGAGACCTGAGTTTGTCTATGTCGTCAGATGTTACGCGGTCGTGTTTGTCAATAATGCGCTCGCCTTTGAGGACCGTCCCTGGCTTGGTCCGCTGGACATTGCTGGCTGCCTCCTCTCTTCGCCTCTGCGTTTCGGTAGCGTCATAAGCAATGTTGGGGGATAGATAGGCCAGAACCAGTTCACTACCAGCTCTCATTTCCATAGCACTTGCCTTTGGCAATTGTTGTTCTATGGTTTGTTGGAGTTCCGAGGTAACCTTTTCTATATCGACCAGTTCTTCGAGACCCATTCGGTGTTCTGTTCCATTTTTTAGTAGTATAATCTCTGCATACCCTTCTTCGATGGTATTTATTTCCTGGTCGAGAATCCCGTTCTGGTAAGTGCTTTGCAGAATGTTCTCAACTGTGGTGGTCAATGTATTGCGACTGGATGATCGCCTTCGAGATACGGGTATGAGATGTTTCAGAGTGGATTCCGACAGGGGGCTAATTTCCGGGTGTGAAAGCCGCAGCTCTTGTGAGAGTGATTCGCTTACCCCAGAGCCTATGTGCTTTTTTATGTCGTTTAGAAATGTTTTATATGCGTTCAGTTTGCTTTGCTGCACTGTGCTATCATAGCGCAAAATCGGCAAAATCTGGCGGCGAGCTTCTGCGACTTCATCCCGGTATGCTTCCTCGCTTTTGTACACGGGAAATGATTCAGATGCAATGACTTCATCTGGCGCAATTGCGCCTACACGGAAGGCACTGTATTCGTATTGCTGTTGCGTGGGAAATAAGACGGTTAGTACGCCTAAGAGAGCGAGCATCAACGCAATGCGAAAGGCTTGCTTTCCCCGCTGTTTCCACTGTTGTCTCGTCCGACGCGTGCGATCGCGTTGACGTTTTCTAAAGAACATCATGGTTTTGGCAGAGCCTCTTCTACATCTGGTTCCTGGGAATGTTCGCTTTGCTCATAAGCTGTTATAATTTGTTGGACCAATGGGTGTCTTACAACATCTCTTTCTGAAAAGCTGATAAATTTGATGGCTTCTATATGAGATAGGATGTGCTGGACGTGTATAAGTCCGGACTTAATACCCAATGGCAGGTCTATTTGTGTTATATCACCCGTAATTACGGCCCTGGCATTGTTGCCCAGGCGGGTGAGAAACATCTTCATCTGGTTGACGGTGGTATTCTGGGCCTCGTCGAGAATGACAAAAGCGTTATTCAGGGTGCGTCCTCTCATAAATGCAAGTGGTGCAATTTCGAGGGTGTGCATTTCCATAAGGTGTTGCAATTGTGTATCGGGTAGCATGTCGCGCAGTGCGTCGTAGAGCGGGCGCAAATAGGGATCGACTTTATCCTGTATATCTCCCGGAAGAAATCCCAGGGTTTCTCCAGCTTCTACGGCTGGTCGCGTCAGGATAATTCTGGAGATGTGTTTGCTTTTCAGTGCAGCAACAGCCGCTGCGACTGCCAGATAAGTCTTTCCCGTGCCCGCAGGCCCAATACCGAAAACAATATCGTGGTCTTCTATAGCTGTCGAGTAAGCAACCTGAGTCCGT is a window encoding:
- the ybeY gene encoding rRNA maturation RNase YbeY; its protein translation is MNKLELTTLVDVCDLDIPRLEAVVQQLLSDNEVHLPISCVLTHDAHIRQLNKKYRNTDKTTDVLSFELSDAIHPEAHYCGEIYISVDRARQQAKAHNRSLQAEITRLTVHGTLHLLGFEHDTLEGYTQMQNEEKKYLTLIE
- a CDS encoding HDIG domain-containing protein → MMFFRKRQRDRTRRTRQQWKQRGKQAFRIALMLALLGVLTVLFPTQQQYEYSAFRVGAIAPDEVIASESFPVYKSEEAYRDEVAEARRQILPILRYDSTVQQSKLNAYKTFLNDIKKHIGSGVSESLSQELRLSHPEISPLSESTLKHLIPVSRRRSSSRNTLTTTVENILQSTYQNGILDQEINTIEEGYAEIILLKNGTEHRMGLEELVDIEKVTSELQQTIEQQLPKASAMEMRAGSELVLAYLSPNIAYDATETQRRREEAASNVQRTKPGTVLKGERIIDKHDRVTSDDIDKLRSLAEHINQRRQQDPFIDLIQRGASLALCALTLIIFFAFLKFYRPDLYRPSKNIVLFGIIILIPTAVADYAAQSQAISPFLIPVALSAMLATVLFDAVVGMVITLVVTTLCASILGELQYGIIFLTTGIIGAFSVHQVRHRRDFYRPGLYLIVAYALTITSTVGLLFSYANTTEFLTEIREDLFWGIVSAFGSLILTIGLLPVFESVFNVVTSMTLLELADLNRPLLRNLALRAPGTFSHSINMANLSEEAAVAIGADPLLARVGCYYHDIGKMRRPHYFIENQHGVNPHDELQPQISALILISHVRDGIELAKEEGLPLAIIDLIPQHHGTSEMTSFKHQAQLIDEQAVRDADFHYPGPKPQTKEAGIINLADAVESATRSLPNNEPDEIKKLVQTIVKGRYDAGELDECDLTLRDLTRIQEAFLPVLQASHHPRIPYPWQVQQQERQTASR
- a CDS encoding PhoH family protein: MRGVDLLSLYGHNDANLLALEDRYGVRLTARGDQLNVQGPQHKVQHVSGLLEEMISCLRRGDQFDPLHLLAPPPENCESEIGEYAKPILSTPKILIRARSRTQVAYSTAIEDHDIVFGIGPAGTGKTYLAVAAAVAALKSKHISRIILTRPAVEAGETLGFLPGDIQDKVDPYLRPLYDALRDMLPDTQLQHLMEMHTLEIAPLAFMRGRTLNNAFVILDEAQNTTVNQMKMFLTRLGNNARAVITGDITQIDLPLGIKSGLIHVQHILSHIEAIKFISFSERDVVRHPLVQQIITAYEQSEHSQEPDVEEALPKP